Genomic DNA from Vibrio vulnificus CMCP6:
CTCATGGGCATACCAGAAAGACAGCGTTAAAGTGCGTTTTGATCGTAACTACGCACTTGCGCTGATGCGTGAAGCGGGTTACGAGAAAGGACTGTCACTAACGATGTGGGTACCACTAGAGCCTCGTGTCTATAACCCAAGCCCGAGAAAAACCGCAGAGTTGATTCAGTCTAATCTAGCGGATATTGGTATCGACTTAACCCTTATTACTGATGAAAGAAACGAACGTGTGACCACCGATCACACACAAGGCGATCTTTCACTAACGGGTTGGGTGGGAGACACTGGCGATCCTGATAATTTCTTACGCCCACTGCTTTCTTGCAGCTCTGAAAGAGCGGGGATTAACGTTGCCATGTGGTGTAACAGTGATTTTGATTTCTTGCTCGATCTCGCGTTAGAAACCGAAAAGAATCGTTATCGCCTAAACTTATATCGTCAAGCGCAAAATATTCTCAACGAGGAATTCCCTGTGATTCCATTGGCACACGGCGTTCAGTTCCGTGCTCATGACAAATCGCTGATTGGCTTCAAATCCAGTCCATTCAATTCCCAACCTTTCGACACGGTAGAGAGAGCTTATTGATGTTCTGGTATGCAGTAAGACGCCTTAACTTATTCGTCATTACACTGGCCATTTTAACCATGGTTGGTTTTTCGATCTTACGCTTAGACCCAGAGTCAGTATGGGCTCAAGCCGAATATTGGCATGGTTGGAGTATTTATCTTTCCGAACTCGCGCAACTTAACTTTGGAGTGAGTAAAAGCGGTGCCTCCATTTATGATGAATTGGCGGTGGTGTTTCCCGCCACATTGGAACTCTGTTTCTTTGCCTTTTTGGTCGCGCTCTTGATCGGCATTCCTTTTGGAACGATAGCAGGTATGAAACAAGGTAAGTGGGTCGACACCACCATCTCCTTTGTCTCCATGTCTGGCTACTCTGCCCCGCTCTTTTGGGTCGCACTATTGATGCTGATGGTGTTCTCTCTCCATTTCGAGATATTTCCTGTCTCTGGGCGCTACGATCTACTTTATGAAATCCAACACGTCACTGGTTTTGCCATCATCGATGCGTTTCTTGCTAAAGGGCCTTACAAAGCTCATGCACTGCAGAGCGTCATTGAACATATGGTACTGCCCTGCTTGGTCTTGGCGCTGGCGCCAACCACACAAGTGATCGGCTTGATGCGAGCTTCTGTGGCCGACGTTATGAGTCAAAACTACATACGAGCGGCCAGAATCAAAGGTTTAACCACACGAGAAATCGTCACCCAACATGTATTACGCAACGCGATTCCACCCATTATTCCTAAAGTTGGCGTACAACTTTCCAGCATGCTAACGCTGGCCATCATTACGGAATCTATTTTTAACTGGCCGGGTATTGGCCGTTGGTTACTAGATGCACTCTCGAATCGAGATTATGTATCGATTCAAGCGGGAGTGATGGTCGTGGCGACATTAGTGCTCACGGCCAACATTTTGTCCGATCTGATTGGCGCGATGATCAATCCACTGGTAAGGAAGGAATGGTATGCTAACCGATAGTGTTTACCAGGAAGAGCATATTCCGACTCAATTTGAGCGCTTTTGGCGTAGCTTCCGCAATAACAATCTCGCTATGTTTGGATTGTGGTGTTTGATCTTGTTGTTGCTGGTTACCATCAGCGCACCTTGGTTGGTCCCGCACGACCCTCAACAACAAACCGCGCAATTACTGGTGCCTCCTTCATGGAGCCCTGCGGGGACAGTCGAATATTTCCTTGGTACCGATGATTTAGGCCGAGACATCCTATCGCGCCTCATTATGGGAACGCAGCCCACTTTAGGCGCCGCGATCATCATTACTGCCATCGCCGCCATCATTGGCTGCTTTATCGGTGTTCTTGCAGGGATGACACGCGGACTTCTATCCAGTACGTTGAACCACTTACTGGATACGGTCATGTCCATTCCATCACTGCTTTTGGCGATCATCTTTGTCGCATTCTTTGGTGCAGGCGAATTCACCGTGTTGTTGGCCGTTGGGCTTGCGCTGATTCCACGCTTTATTCGCTCGGTTTACATTGCCATACACACCGAAGTTGAAAAAGATTACATCATGGCAGCGCGACTCGATGGCGCGAATAGCTTCTACTTGCTGTGGAACTCCATTTTGCCGAACGTACTGACCGTGATTGCGACCGAAATTACCTTGGCGCTGTCTGTGGCTGTTTTAGACATCACCGCGCTTGGCTTTCTGGGGCTGGGGGCACAAGCACCGAGCACCGAATGGGGCGCAATTCTTGGCGATTCCGTGGAGCTGATTTATCTCGCGCCTTGGACCGTAACACTGCCCGGATTGTCCATTATGTTTACCGTTATCGTCATCAACCTTGTCGGGGATGGCGTACGCCGAGCTCTCAATGCGGGGATCGAATAATGCCATTATTGGATATTCGTCATTTGACGATCGAAATTGAGACTCCGCAAGGCTTGGTGAAAGCCGTTGATCGCATGAGCCTCACGCTAAATGAAGGTGAAATTCGCGGCCTAGTTGGCGAATCTGGCTCTGGTAAAAGCTTGGTCGCCAAAGCCATCGTTGGGGTATGCAAAGACAACTGGAGAGTCACCGCCGACCGCATGCGATTGGGCAACATTGACCTACTGCAACTCACGCCAAGTGAGCGTCGACGTGTCATCGCCCGCGACATCGCAATGATTTTCCAAGAGCCGTCTACCTGCCTTGACCCGTCTGAAGAAGTGGGCAAGCAGTTGATTGAATCGATTCCATCACGCACTTTTGAAGGGAAATGGTGGGAGCGATTTAAGTGGCGTAAAAAACGCGCGATTGCACTTTTGCATAAAGTGGGCATTAAAGATCATCAACGCTTGATGAAAAGCTATCCCTATGAACTCACAGATGGTGAATGCCAAAAAGTGATGATTGCGATGGCGATCGCCACGGCGCCAAAACTGTTGATCGCGGATGAGCCGACTAACGACCTCGATCCGATCACGCAAAATCAGATCCTACGCTTGTTGAGCAGAATGAATCAGTTGAACAACACGACGATTTTGCTCATCGGCCACGACTTAACCAACATTACCCAATGGGCCAACCGTATTACGGTGATGTACTGTGGCCAATCGGTGGAATCGGCTGACACAGATCGTATTTTGGAAGCACCGAAGCATCCCTATACCGCAGCCCTACTGAAAGCCATGCCGGACTTTAGTCATTGGATTCCTCACAAGCAGAAGTTGCAGTCGCTCCCGGGCTCGATTCCTCCGTTGCAACATTTGCCGATAGGGTGCCGCTTGGGACCTCGTTGCCCATACGCGCAGCGCCAGTGTGTTGAGATTCCGTATGCGCGTCGTATTAAAAATCATAAGTTTAGCTGTCATTTCCCTCTTAACACGGAGAAAGATTCATGAGTGCGTTGTTAGAGGTTGAAAACCTGTCGAAAAATTTTGTTACCCGTTCAGGCTTGTTTAAACGGGAAGTACAGCAGGCAGTGAAACCGGTTAGTTTTACACTAGAAGCTGGCCAAACTATTGGTTTCATTGGCCAAAATGGCTCAGGAAAATCCACACTAGCCCGCATGCTGGCCGGCATGGTGGAACCGACTTCTGGCGAAATTCGTGTCAACGGCGAGCGACTTGAGCACAGAGACTACGCCACACGCTGCAAACTGATTCGGATGATTTTCCAAGATCCCAACACCTCGTTGAATCCACGTATTCAAATCGGGCGTATTTTAGAAGGTCCACTCAAGCGAAACACCAACATGCCGCCGGAAGCACGTCTAAAGCGGGTTAAAGACACACTGTTGCGGGTTGGCTTGTTACCCGAACACGCCTATTTTTATCCGCAGATGCTGGCAACCGGACAAAAGCAGCGTGTCTGCTTAGCACGGGCCTTGATTCTACAACCTTCTATCATCGTTGCCGACGAAGCGCTAAACGGCTTAGACATGGCAATGCGCTCACAAATCATCAACCTCTTTTTGGAACTGCAAGAAGAGATGGGCGTGTCGTTTGTCTATGTATCACAGCACATCGGTATCGTTAAACACATCACCGATAAAGTGATGGTGATGCATGAAGGTGAAGTGGTGGAATCTGGTGATACGCAAATCGTGTTAAGCGATCCACAGCATCCTCTTACACAACGTTTGGTCGAAAACCATTTCTACAAAACCCCTTCTCACTACTAGAAGCCATCTGTCAGCGTGATGAGAAAATAGTCAGCGAAGCAAGGAGCAATGCATGAATAGAGTTTGGGTGAAATCACTGATTGGCATTGCTCTCCTACTTTTGACATCGGGCACTCATGCACTGGAAAAAACGTGGCTTCAACCAGCCTTCGTCAGCAATGCATTCATTCAAGTGGCATTGCGCAATGAATATAGCCCTGGGGAAAAGAAAGTTCGCAAATGGCACACGCCTGTACGTGTGTACGTTGAACATCAGGTCGCAGATAAAGCGCTGCATGAATCGCTATTAAAAATGCACCTCCGTGATTTGTCCGCCATCACGGGCCTCTCAATTGAGACCACCAACGACAAAGCACAAGCCAACGTTGTTTGGGTGTTCACCCAAGAATCGAGCTATCAAAGTGAAGTCAAACGTCTCATGGGACGCAAATCTGCCAACAATCTGGGCAGCGCGGTTTGCAAAGCGGGTTTTAAAACTCGCCAAAGTGCCATCTATTACGCTGCGATTGTTATTCCTGTCGACAAAGCGCGCGAGCACGGCAAATTGGTCGCTTGTATTGTGGAAGAAATCACTCAGGTTCTCGGTCTGCCTAACGATTCAGATCAGGCTTACCCTTCTATTTTTAATGACAATTCCCCAGAAGAGTTACTTTCACCACTTGATATCGTCCTACTCAAATTGCTTTATCAACCTGAGATTAAGGCTGGTATGTCGGAGGCGGAAGTCAAACCAGTACTAAGTACACTGCTCACGCGTTTCGCCGACAATGGCACCTTATCTCAATCCGTCGATGTAGCAACGCAAACCGAGCTGTTTCAGTTTATTGGGTATTGATCGTTAAGCGGTTCAAAGCCGTTAAATTGCTATGCGGCGATGAAAAAACGGTGCTGAATCGCACCGTTATGTTCCGTGATTGACCAGAGCGTTTTATCTCTTCGCCGCCTGTTTTTTCAGTTCAAAATCAAACTCATCAGGGAACAACACCACCCCTTCCTCATTAATGCTCGGAAACACGACAACCGATAGTTCGTCGTCTTCTAAGCCACGAGTCCAGCGGCTGTGCCACTTGTTTAGCGAGATCGATTCCGCTTGGCACTCTTGCCAATCGCCCGTGGCCCACTCTTCAGCAAATTCTCTATTTGGCCAAACCGGTACGCACTCTTCCTCTTCGGTGTTGAGCATCACGCAGCCATGCTCATCAGTGAGGATCCATACTTGGCGCTGGGCGACAATTTCCTTAACGCAGTAACGTAAACGCTGCTCTTGATCGTAACTATTAATGGTACGAATTTGATCTTGGGATAATGGTGTGGTCATTGCGCCTCTCCACTTTTGCCTTTTGGCGACATTTAATTAAAAACGCCCACTTGCCGTGGCAAATGGGCGTTTCCATTATGGTGTAAAGTCTCACCTGGTACCAGAGAGACTCTTTCACTCTGTGCGACTGATTACGCAAGCTCAACTTGAAGCCAAGGCCAACCTTGCTTCTTACGACTTAGCGTGTTTTCCATCATCAGCAGGCCATCTTTTTCATGCTTAGCCAGTTTGTCTGACCACTCACCTTTGTAGATCAAGCGAGTCCAAGCTGTCGTGATGTCAGTTAGCATAACAGCAGCAAACGCAAGGCCATCTTCGTCACAACGACGTTGTAGGTCCGCTTCTAGTGCTTCGAT
This window encodes:
- a CDS encoding ABC transporter permease, translating into MFWYAVRRLNLFVITLAILTMVGFSILRLDPESVWAQAEYWHGWSIYLSELAQLNFGVSKSGASIYDELAVVFPATLELCFFAFLVALLIGIPFGTIAGMKQGKWVDTTISFVSMSGYSAPLFWVALLMLMVFSLHFEIFPVSGRYDLLYEIQHVTGFAIIDAFLAKGPYKAHALQSVIEHMVLPCLVLALAPTTQVIGLMRASVADVMSQNYIRAARIKGLTTREIVTQHVLRNAIPPIIPKVGVQLSSMLTLAIITESIFNWPGIGRWLLDALSNRDYVSIQAGVMVVATLVLTANILSDLIGAMINPLVRKEWYANR
- the sapC gene encoding putrescine export ABC transporter permease SapC, producing the protein MLTDSVYQEEHIPTQFERFWRSFRNNNLAMFGLWCLILLLLVTISAPWLVPHDPQQQTAQLLVPPSWSPAGTVEYFLGTDDLGRDILSRLIMGTQPTLGAAIIITAIAAIIGCFIGVLAGMTRGLLSSTLNHLLDTVMSIPSLLLAIIFVAFFGAGEFTVLLAVGLALIPRFIRSVYIAIHTEVEKDYIMAARLDGANSFYLLWNSILPNVLTVIATEITLALSVAVLDITALGFLGLGAQAPSTEWGAILGDSVELIYLAPWTVTLPGLSIMFTVIVINLVGDGVRRALNAGIE
- a CDS encoding peptide ABC transporter ATP-binding protein; translated protein: MPLLDIRHLTIEIETPQGLVKAVDRMSLTLNEGEIRGLVGESGSGKSLVAKAIVGVCKDNWRVTADRMRLGNIDLLQLTPSERRRVIARDIAMIFQEPSTCLDPSEEVGKQLIESIPSRTFEGKWWERFKWRKKRAIALLHKVGIKDHQRLMKSYPYELTDGECQKVMIAMAIATAPKLLIADEPTNDLDPITQNQILRLLSRMNQLNNTTILLIGHDLTNITQWANRITVMYCGQSVESADTDRILEAPKHPYTAALLKAMPDFSHWIPHKQKLQSLPGSIPPLQHLPIGCRLGPRCPYAQRQCVEIPYARRIKNHKFSCHFPLNTEKDS
- a CDS encoding peptide ABC transporter ATP-binding protein gives rise to the protein MSALLEVENLSKNFVTRSGLFKREVQQAVKPVSFTLEAGQTIGFIGQNGSGKSTLARMLAGMVEPTSGEIRVNGERLEHRDYATRCKLIRMIFQDPNTSLNPRIQIGRILEGPLKRNTNMPPEARLKRVKDTLLRVGLLPEHAYFYPQMLATGQKQRVCLARALILQPSIIVADEALNGLDMAMRSQIINLFLELQEEMGVSFVYVSQHIGIVKHITDKVMVMHEGEVVESGDTQIVLSDPQHPLTQRLVENHFYKTPSHY
- a CDS encoding DUF2927 domain-containing protein — its product is MNRVWVKSLIGIALLLLTSGTHALEKTWLQPAFVSNAFIQVALRNEYSPGEKKVRKWHTPVRVYVEHQVADKALHESLLKMHLRDLSAITGLSIETTNDKAQANVVWVFTQESSYQSEVKRLMGRKSANNLGSAVCKAGFKTRQSAIYYAAIVIPVDKAREHGKLVACIVEEITQVLGLPNDSDQAYPSIFNDNSPEELLSPLDIVLLKLLYQPEIKAGMSEAEVKPVLSTLLTRFADNGTLSQSVDVATQTELFQFIGY
- a CDS encoding DUF2750 domain-containing protein; protein product: MTTPLSQDQIRTINSYDQEQRLRYCVKEIVAQRQVWILTDEHGCVMLNTEEEECVPVWPNREFAEEWATGDWQECQAESISLNKWHSRWTRGLEDDELSVVVFPSINEEGVVLFPDEFDFELKKQAAKR